A window of the Calditrichia bacterium genome harbors these coding sequences:
- a CDS encoding cytochrome-c peroxidase, with protein sequence MTQKPLLALTLMLAVFFVMGCGNQQQPAVSKVNIPAEKLNPYQPLPDIVISENNPLTPEKIELGRMLYFDKRLSKSHEFSCNSCHDLKTYGVDNSPVSTGHKNQTGTRNSPTVYNAAGHIAQFWDGRAMDVEEQAKGPVLNPVEMGMPSEARVVKTLQSMPGYVDAFRKAFPDEPNPITFDNMAKAIGAFERKLITPSRWDEFLNGKETAITDEEKNGFIKFVEVGCVACHNGPYLGGNAFQKLGLINNWPGNEDPGRLLATHNELDEDKFKVASLRNVEKTAPYLHDGSIADLETAVKMMAEYQLDQTLSDEDSKAIVSFLKSLTGKLPEAYIQEPELPESTPDTPLPEMD encoded by the coding sequence ATGACTCAAAAACCTTTGTTGGCATTAACACTTATGCTGGCTGTGTTTTTCGTGATGGGCTGCGGAAATCAGCAGCAGCCGGCGGTATCCAAAGTGAACATCCCGGCGGAAAAACTCAATCCCTACCAGCCGTTACCGGATATCGTCATTTCGGAGAACAATCCGCTGACACCGGAGAAGATCGAGCTGGGGCGCATGCTCTATTTCGATAAACGCCTCTCCAAAAGCCATGAATTCTCCTGTAATTCCTGTCACGATTTAAAAACTTATGGCGTGGACAATTCCCCGGTTTCTACCGGTCACAAAAACCAGACCGGCACCCGAAATTCGCCGACGGTGTATAATGCTGCCGGACATATCGCGCAGTTCTGGGACGGTCGCGCGATGGATGTGGAAGAACAAGCCAAAGGACCGGTGCTGAATCCGGTGGAAATGGGAATGCCCAGCGAAGCCCGGGTAGTGAAAACCCTGCAATCCATGCCCGGGTATGTGGACGCTTTCCGGAAAGCTTTCCCGGATGAGCCAAACCCCATCACTTTTGACAATATGGCTAAAGCGATCGGCGCGTTTGAGCGGAAGCTGATTACCCCCTCGCGCTGGGATGAATTCCTGAACGGCAAGGAAACCGCCATTACCGATGAGGAAAAAAACGGGTTTATCAAATTTGTGGAAGTTGGTTGTGTGGCTTGCCACAACGGACCGTATCTCGGCGGCAACGCTTTCCAGAAGCTTGGGCTGATCAACAACTGGCCCGGCAACGAAGATCCGGGACGCCTGCTGGCAACCCATAACGAGCTGGACGAAGACAAATTCAAGGTTGCCAGTTTGCGCAATGTTGAAAAAACAGCGCCGTATCTGCACGATGGCAGCATTGCAGATCTGGAAACGGCGGTTAAAATGATGGCGGAATACCAGCTCGATCAAACCCTCTCCGATGAAGACAGCAAAGCGATTGTGAGTTTCCTGAAATCGTTGACCGGCAAACTGCCCGAAGCCTATATTCAGGAACCGGAATTGCCGGAAAGCACGCCGGATACACCGCTGCCCGAAATGGATTAA